Sequence from the Rhizobium sp. TH2 genome:
CTTCTCGACATCTTCTTCTCCTTCGTTTGAGTGCTTGTCTATCTTGGCGCGACGATGAAGCAGGGGGCCCGGCGTTTCGGCCGGGCCCGCGCTTGCGGCGGTCTTGGAGGCCTCGCGCCCGGTGGAGAGTGCCATGGCTGATACAGTCAAGATCGATGGCATTCAGGGCGACCTGTACAACCTCGCGACGACGAACTTCGCCGACGCGTAATCCCCGGCCTCGAACTCTGAAACAATCAAAACAGTCGAATGGACCATGTCGAAGGCTGCTATCTGCCTCAAGCAGCGCGAGTTCCGCGTGGAACACATCAAATTGCTCAAGGGAATAATCCATCCCCCGGCGCCGTCCCAACCTGTGAGACTGAAACAAAACGAACAAGCGGGACCAACAAGATGACAACGCACACGCAAAAGAACGATCTCACCGGCACCTGGAATATCGATACGAGCGACGACACTTGGATACTCGCCGGCAATGCGTCGATCACCACCAACGGCACCGAGGCGATCGACCTTGGTGCCGAATTCACCGGCAACACGATCAAGCTCCTTGGCGATATCAGTGTCGCCGGGCCCGTGATGCGGGCGATACGGATCGATGCCGAGGACACCAAACTTCTCATCGGCAAGAACTCGGTCATCGATGCGCCATTCGTCAATGTCGGCATCCATGTGACGGGTAGCGCAGCTGAAATCCACAATGCCGGCACGATCAATGCCAGCCTTTCGGGCATCGTCGGCGGGGAGTTCACCACGGTATACAATAGCGGCAGGATCTCGGCTGACCGCGCGGTCGCCGGCAACGAGAGCGGCCTTGAGGTCGTCAACTCCGGAAAGCTCCTTGGCGATACCTATGGCGTCAACGCGGTTGCTCAAGGCTCCGGCGTCAGAAACGAGACGGACGGCGTCATCAAGGGCGGCGACACCGCCGTCAACAGCACGGGCGAGGGTACGTTTGTCGTGATCAACCACGGCCTGATCAAGGGGCCGACCGCGATCGCCGACGCTGAAGGCGATGCCGCCATCAGCAACCGCAAGGGCGGCACGATCGATGGCGACGTGAAACTGGGAGCCGGCGAGGACACGTTCCAGATTCTTGGCGGCACGTTGAAAGGCACGGTCTTTGGCGGCGAGGATAATGACACGTATATCCTCTCCCACAAGTCGGGCGCCATCGCGGAGCTCTTCGACGAAGGCATGGATGAAGTCTTCGCCAAGTTTAGCTACACGCTCGGCGAAAACATCGAAAGCCTCACCCTTCTTGGCGGCAAGGACCTCAACGGCACCGGCAACGAGGGCAACAACTCGATTTATGGCAACAAGGGCGACAACGTCCTGCGGGGTATGAATGGCGAGGATTACCTCGGTTCCGGACGCGGCAACGACCTGATGATCGGCGGCGCCGACAGCGATATCTTCGAGTTCAACACGAAGAACGGCCACGACACGATCAAGGACTTCCAGGACGGATCGGATGTCATCTTCTCCAACTTCATCACGTCAGAGGCGGATGTTCAGAACATGCTGGACAACCATGCGACCGAAACCCAGGGCGGCGTGCTGATCGAATACGGCAAAAACTCGATGTTCATCAAGGGCATGGACCTCGATGACCTCGGCAATGACGACTTCATCCTCGGCTTCTGATCGCTTGAATTTCCAATCGAGGCCCTGCGGGAAACTTTCAGCAGGGTCTATCTCGATCTTCTCCGGCACCGGCATGGCGGCGATTGCCGGAGCGCCCCGGCAGGGCGGACCTCTGCTGCCGGGGGCAGATATCCAATCCAAATGTTTCACGCCCGCGTCACGCTGCGGCGCCAGGAAATTCATTTGCATACAAACGGGAATAAACCGGCCAACACCAGCGTCTTCCCCTTGAAATTTGAAGCAGACGTTAGGGACAGCCAGTGGCAACGCATTTCCAGAAGACCGACCGTGACACCTCGTGGGTGATGACGACGAGCAACGACACCTGGATTCTCACCAGGAATGCCGAGGTCGAGACCTCCGGCTTTTCCGGCATCGTTGAAGGCGCCGGCATCCAGAATTCCAACATTCGCATTCTCGGCGACGTGACGGCTTCCGGCGGCGGCATGTTCGCTGTCCGGTTCCAGGATGATGGCTCCAGGGTCTATGTCGGCAAGACCGGCCATCTCGACGGCCGCGATGCCTTCGGCGGCGTGATGATGGATGGCACTGGCACGGAACTGGTGAACCATGGCCTGATCCAGGGCGACTCCTCGGGTGTCTATGGCACAGGCGCAGGCAGGTTGGCGAATTATGGCGTGATCAAAGCGGAGAATGGCGTCTATTTCTCGGAAGGCGGCTTCGAGGTGATCAACGAGGGCCTGATCCGCGGCGGCAATTCCGACGCGGTCAGCGGCTATCTCGCGGGTTCCTCCATCGTCAACGAAAAGGGCGGGGTGCTCAGGTCTCTCCATGAGGTTGGGATCGAATTGATGGGCGCCGGCG
This genomic interval carries:
- a CDS encoding calcium-binding protein, encoding MTTHTQKNDLTGTWNIDTSDDTWILAGNASITTNGTEAIDLGAEFTGNTIKLLGDISVAGPVMRAIRIDAEDTKLLIGKNSVIDAPFVNVGIHVTGSAAEIHNAGTINASLSGIVGGEFTTVYNSGRISADRAVAGNESGLEVVNSGKLLGDTYGVNAVAQGSGVRNETDGVIKGGDTAVNSTGEGTFVVINHGLIKGPTAIADAEGDAAISNRKGGTIDGDVKLGAGEDTFQILGGTLKGTVFGGEDNDTYILSHKSGAIAELFDEGMDEVFAKFSYTLGENIESLTLLGGKDLNGTGNEGNNSIYGNKGDNVLRGMNGEDYLGSGRGNDLMIGGADSDIFEFNTKNGHDTIKDFQDGSDVIFSNFITSEADVQNMLDNHATETQGGVLIEYGKNSMFIKGMDLDDLGNDDFILGF